A section of the Candidatus Eisenbacteria bacterium genome encodes:
- a CDS encoding glycosyltransferase, producing MSAHLPLDPTAWLGAARPLFESAALLAYGLCQLGLALYSSHRYALLSFRERGRSNGPSGGAMGTWPGTSTLELPESEWPFVTLQFPVYNEPRVIRRLLEAAARTDYPRDRFEIQVLDDSDDATVSLAAAAIAEIRASGVSIEHLRRATRAGFKAGALAQGLSVARGELVAIFDADFVPPPEFLRRMVPHLRDPRVGMVQARWGHLNRDENALTIAQAVMLDAHFRIEHTARMGRGLFFNFNGTGGVWRRRCIEDSGGWSHATLTEDLDLSYRAQLRGWRFVFASDVVVPAELPADMQAFKSQQRRWTRGGIQTARLVLPAVLRAKLPLAVKLEAFFHLTSNVAYPLLLSIGVLLLPLLLGRSTIPQSLVWALQLGVLAFGTVPVAWFLARGQRGSGRSSIEVAREVGCALLLGAGIALNNAVAVVAGSGGKVGTFVRTPKQGDLGSPRVRGDGDPRGGSGEALLALYFAAVLAWCSVNGQPQALPFLGFLTLGCAWVAMASARPAELAVGRMRDTEPVGATAARSSASACP from the coding sequence GTGTCAGCCCATCTCCCGCTCGATCCGACGGCGTGGCTCGGCGCAGCGCGGCCGCTCTTCGAGAGCGCCGCGCTGCTCGCGTATGGCCTGTGCCAGCTCGGCCTCGCGCTCTACTCGTCGCACCGCTACGCGCTGTTGAGCTTTCGCGAGCGGGGGCGCTCGAACGGTCCGTCGGGTGGTGCCATGGGCACCTGGCCCGGCACCTCGACGCTCGAACTCCCCGAATCGGAGTGGCCGTTCGTCACCCTTCAGTTCCCGGTCTACAACGAACCGCGTGTGATTCGTCGGCTGCTCGAGGCCGCGGCCCGAACCGACTATCCGCGCGACCGCTTCGAGATCCAGGTACTCGACGATTCTGATGACGCGACCGTCAGCCTCGCAGCGGCCGCGATCGCCGAGATTCGCGCCTCGGGAGTTTCGATCGAGCACCTGCGACGTGCGACGCGTGCGGGATTCAAGGCGGGAGCGCTCGCTCAGGGCCTGTCGGTCGCGCGCGGCGAACTGGTGGCGATCTTCGATGCGGACTTCGTTCCGCCGCCCGAATTCCTGCGCCGCATGGTGCCGCACCTTCGCGACCCGCGGGTCGGCATGGTTCAGGCGCGCTGGGGACACCTCAACCGCGACGAGAACGCGCTGACCATCGCGCAGGCGGTGATGCTGGACGCGCATTTTCGGATCGAACACACCGCGCGGATGGGTCGCGGACTGTTCTTCAATTTCAACGGCACCGGCGGAGTGTGGCGCCGCCGGTGCATCGAGGACTCGGGCGGCTGGTCCCACGCGACGCTCACCGAGGATCTGGACCTCAGCTACCGTGCGCAGCTGCGCGGCTGGCGGTTCGTGTTCGCAAGCGACGTGGTCGTGCCGGCCGAGTTACCGGCCGACATGCAGGCATTCAAGTCCCAGCAACGCCGCTGGACGCGCGGCGGCATCCAGACCGCGCGTCTCGTGCTGCCGGCCGTGCTGCGAGCGAAGCTGCCGTTGGCGGTCAAGCTGGAGGCCTTCTTCCACCTCACCTCGAACGTCGCCTACCCGTTGCTTCTGAGCATCGGAGTCCTGCTGCTTCCGCTGCTGCTGGGCCGCAGCACGATTCCGCAGTCGCTGGTGTGGGCTCTGCAGCTCGGCGTGCTGGCGTTCGGCACCGTACCGGTCGCGTGGTTCCTGGCGCGCGGTCAGCGCGGGTCGGGTCGAAGCAGTATTGAAGTCGCTCGCGAAGTCGGCTGCGCGCTGCTGCTCGGCGCCGGGATCGCACTCAACAATGCCGTCGCCGTCGTCGCGGGTAGCGGTGGGAAGGTCGGGACGTTCGTGCGCACGCCCAAGCAGGGCGATCTCGGCTCGCCGCGCGTTCGCGGAGACGGCGATCCACGCGGTGGTTCCGGCGAAGCCCTGCTGGCGCTCTACTTCGCGGCGGTGCTGGCGTGGTGCTCGGTGAACGGGCAACCTCAGGCATTGCCGTTCCTCGGGTTCCTGACGCTGGGCTGTGCGTGGGTCGCGATGGCGTCGGCACGTCCCGCCGAGCTCGCGGTCGGGCGCATGCGCGACACGGAACCCGTCGGCGCTACAGCCGCACGATCTTCGGCGAGCGCTTGCCCTTGA
- the dnaK gene encoding molecular chaperone DnaK, which produces MGKVIGIDLGTTNSCVAILEGGEPKVIPNAEGFRTTPSVVGFSKTGERLVGQIARRQAVTNPKQTVYSIKRFMGRRADEVSSEIQLVPYQIEKGPDGAAMVRVGDKVYSPPEISAMVLQKMRQTAEEYLGEKVTEAVVTVPAYFNDSQRQATKDAGRIAGLDVKRIINEPTAAALAYGLDKKKDEKIAVFDLGGGTFDISILEIGDGVFEVRSTNGDTHLGGDDFDQRVIDWLAEEFKKQEGIDLRKDAMALQRLKEAAEKAKCELSGTLTTEVNLPFITADQNGPKHLALQLSRAKLEQLTEELVERCRGPVVQALKDAGLSAEQIDEVVLVGGSTRMPKVQELVKQIFGKEPHKGVNPDEVVAIGAAIQGAVLAGDVRDVVLLDVTPLSLGIETLGGVMTPLIPRNTTIPTKKSEVFSTASDSQPSVEVHVLQGERPIASGNKTIGRFHLDGIPSAPRGIPQIEVTFDIDANSILHVSAKDRATGKEQSIRIESKSGLSESEIQGMVRDAESHANEDKKRKEEAEVRNRGDHLAYEVEKQLKENGDKLEATLKSTIDSELSQLRDALKGEDSARIGTATETLEKSWHQATAALYQAAQAAGTPPGAGGAGASAAGPDAPPDPGKKERGDGAVDADFEVVK; this is translated from the coding sequence ATGGGCAAGGTGATCGGCATCGATCTTGGCACCACGAATTCGTGCGTCGCGATTCTGGAGGGCGGGGAGCCCAAGGTCATCCCGAACGCCGAGGGCTTTCGAACCACGCCTTCCGTCGTCGGGTTCTCAAAGACCGGCGAGCGGTTGGTGGGACAGATCGCGCGTCGCCAGGCGGTGACGAATCCCAAGCAGACGGTCTACTCGATCAAGCGCTTCATGGGTCGCCGCGCCGACGAGGTGTCGAGCGAGATTCAGCTGGTGCCCTACCAGATCGAGAAGGGCCCCGACGGGGCCGCCATGGTGCGTGTGGGCGACAAGGTGTACTCGCCGCCTGAGATCTCGGCGATGGTGCTGCAGAAGATGCGGCAGACCGCCGAGGAGTATCTCGGCGAGAAGGTCACCGAAGCGGTCGTGACCGTGCCCGCGTACTTCAACGACAGCCAGCGCCAGGCGACCAAGGATGCCGGGCGCATCGCGGGTCTCGACGTCAAGCGCATCATCAACGAGCCGACTGCGGCGGCGCTGGCGTACGGGCTCGACAAGAAGAAGGACGAGAAGATCGCGGTGTTCGACCTCGGGGGCGGCACCTTCGACATCTCGATCCTCGAGATCGGCGACGGCGTGTTCGAAGTGCGCTCGACCAACGGCGACACCCATCTGGGTGGCGACGACTTCGACCAGCGAGTGATCGACTGGCTCGCCGAGGAGTTCAAGAAGCAGGAAGGCATCGACCTGCGTAAGGATGCGATGGCGCTGCAGCGGCTCAAGGAAGCGGCCGAGAAGGCGAAGTGCGAGCTGTCGGGCACGCTCACGACCGAGGTGAACCTGCCGTTCATCACCGCGGACCAGAACGGTCCCAAGCATCTGGCGCTGCAGCTCAGCCGCGCGAAGCTCGAGCAGCTGACCGAGGAACTGGTCGAACGCTGTCGCGGCCCGGTCGTGCAGGCGCTCAAGGACGCCGGACTCAGCGCGGAGCAGATCGACGAAGTGGTGCTGGTCGGCGGCTCGACGCGCATGCCAAAGGTGCAGGAACTGGTCAAGCAGATCTTCGGCAAGGAGCCGCACAAGGGCGTGAACCCGGACGAAGTCGTGGCCATCGGCGCCGCGATTCAGGGCGCGGTGCTGGCGGGCGACGTGCGCGACGTGGTGCTGCTCGACGTCACGCCGCTGTCGCTCGGCATCGAAACGCTCGGCGGCGTCATGACGCCGCTCATCCCGCGCAACACCACGATCCCGACCAAGAAGAGCGAAGTGTTCTCGACCGCGTCCGACAGTCAACCGTCGGTCGAGGTCCACGTGCTGCAGGGCGAGCGACCGATCGCTTCGGGCAACAAGACGATCGGACGCTTCCATCTCGACGGAATTCCCTCGGCGCCGCGCGGCATTCCGCAGATCGAGGTCACGTTCGACATCGACGCGAACAGCATCCTGCACGTTTCGGCCAAGGACCGCGCGACCGGCAAGGAACAGAGCATTCGGATCGAGTCGAAGAGCGGGCTGTCGGAGAGCGAAATCCAGGGCATGGTGCGCGACGCCGAGTCGCACGCGAACGAGGACAAGAAGCGTAAGGAAGAGGCCGAGGTGCGAAATCGCGGCGACCATCTGGCCTACGAAGTCGAGAAGCAGCTCAAGGAGAATGGCGACAAGCTCGAGGCCACGCTCAAGTCGACGATCGACTCCGAGCTGAGCCAGTTGCGCGACGCTCTGAAGGGCGAGGACAGCGCGCGGATCGGCACCGCGACTGAGACGCTCGAAAAGTCATGGCATCAGGCGACCGCCGCGCTCTATCAGGCGGCACAGGCCGCGGGAACTCCGCCGGGAGCCGGCGGGGCCGGAGCTAGCGCTGCGGGTCCCGATGCGCCGCCCGACCCGGGCAAGAAGGAACGCGGCGACGGCGCGGTCGATGCGGACTTCGAAGTCGTGAAGTAG
- a CDS encoding Hsp20/alpha crystallin family protein has product MTLIRWHRPSLAVSHAPSLAHDGVERLFDRLFEPSRFAADTAAVFHPAVDIEETPDAYVIHADLPGLTEKDVKVGLVGDLLTLRGERKSQREVKEGSWHHDERVHGAFERAFRLPKPVQSDRVTASTRHGVLEIRVPKAEQARAREIEVQAG; this is encoded by the coding sequence ATGACGCTGATTCGCTGGCATCGTCCTTCGCTCGCCGTTTCGCACGCCCCGTCGCTCGCGCATGACGGTGTGGAGCGGCTGTTCGATCGCCTGTTCGAGCCGTCCCGCTTCGCCGCCGACACCGCGGCCGTGTTCCACCCGGCGGTCGACATCGAAGAGACGCCGGACGCCTACGTGATTCACGCCGACCTGCCGGGCCTCACCGAGAAGGACGTGAAGGTCGGCCTGGTCGGTGATCTGCTGACGCTGCGCGGGGAGCGCAAGAGCCAGCGCGAAGTGAAAGAAGGGTCCTGGCATCACGACGAGCGGGTCCACGGCGCATTCGAGCGCGCATTCCGGCTGCCGAAGCCGGTGCAGTCCGATCGAGTCACCGCCAGCACCCGTCACGGAGTGCTCGAGATTCGCGTCCCGAAGGCCGAGCAGGCGCGGGCGCGCGAGATCGAGGTCCAGGCGGGCTAA